From Haloarcula sp. CBA1127, a single genomic window includes:
- the glmS gene encoding methylaspartate mutase subunit S, which yields MPRTVILGVIGSDAHVVGITILEQALSAAGFEVINLGVQTSQDEFVSAAKSHDAEAVLVSSLYGHARQDCEGLHDELDDAGLDVLTYVGGNLAVGQSDFEETQATFRQMGFDRVFDAETDPEEAIEMLREDLQLTTTEAEQIRVDG from the coding sequence ATGCCCCGGACCGTTATCCTCGGCGTGATTGGCTCCGACGCGCACGTCGTCGGCATCACGATTCTAGAGCAGGCGCTCTCGGCCGCTGGCTTCGAGGTCATCAACCTCGGCGTCCAGACGTCACAGGACGAGTTCGTCTCCGCTGCGAAATCTCATGACGCCGAGGCAGTACTGGTATCCTCGCTGTACGGGCACGCCCGCCAGGACTGCGAGGGGCTGCACGACGAGCTCGACGATGCTGGGCTCGACGTGCTCACGTACGTCGGTGGGAACCTCGCCGTCGGACAGTCCGACTTCGAGGAGACGCAGGCGACCTTCCGACAGATGGGTTTCGACCGCGTCTTCGACGCGGAGACGGACCCGGAGGAGGCAATCGAGATGCTCCGCGAAGACCTGCAACTGACGACAACAGAGGCGGAGCAGATCAGGGTTGACGGGTGA